One Microbacterium marinum genomic window carries:
- a CDS encoding Gfo/Idh/MocA family oxidoreductase: MKLAVIGAGQIVADFLPHASAVEGLTVTAILGTPRSREKLDRLAAEFGIPTAHTDYDECLADPEVDTVWIALPNALHFDHARRALLAGKNVICEKPFVLRAAELAELRQLATERDLILVEAISNQYLSNVEWIRQNVGRLGDLRVVQCEYSQYSSRYDAFREGKVLPAFDPAMGGGALLDLGIYTLHIVVGLLGCPESVDYAAHMERGVDTSGVVTLRYGDLTAVCVCAKDSPGPSRTKIQGTEGSIVVNGAPNVIPTVELHLRGEEVEIIDRNAHEHRMVEEFRAFTRMIGEHDIVERDRRLDHSAAVLDVALAALDSAGIAFADQENRS; this comes from the coding sequence GTGAAGCTCGCTGTCATCGGCGCCGGTCAGATCGTCGCCGACTTCCTCCCGCACGCATCGGCGGTCGAGGGGCTCACCGTCACCGCCATCCTCGGCACACCGCGCAGTCGCGAGAAACTCGATCGGCTGGCCGCCGAGTTCGGCATCCCCACCGCTCACACCGACTACGACGAGTGCCTCGCCGATCCCGAGGTGGACACCGTCTGGATCGCGCTGCCCAACGCGCTGCACTTCGATCACGCCCGACGGGCGCTCCTGGCCGGGAAGAACGTCATCTGCGAGAAGCCGTTCGTCCTGCGCGCGGCCGAGCTCGCCGAACTCCGACAGCTGGCGACGGAGCGCGACCTCATCCTCGTCGAGGCGATCAGCAATCAGTACCTCTCCAACGTCGAATGGATCCGCCAGAACGTGGGCAGGCTCGGCGATCTGCGCGTCGTCCAGTGCGAGTACTCGCAGTACTCGTCGCGATACGACGCGTTCCGGGAGGGAAAGGTTCTGCCCGCGTTCGATCCGGCGATGGGCGGCGGAGCGCTCCTCGATCTCGGCATCTACACGCTTCACATCGTGGTCGGGCTGCTCGGCTGTCCCGAGTCTGTGGACTACGCCGCGCACATGGAACGGGGCGTGGACACCTCGGGCGTCGTGACTCTCCGCTACGGCGACCTCACCGCGGTCTGCGTGTGCGCGAAGGATTCGCCGGGTCCGTCGCGAACGAAGATCCAAGGGACCGAGGGTTCGATCGTCGTCAACGGCGCTCCGAACGTCATCCCCACGGTCGAGCTGCACCTGCGCGGCGAAGAAGTCGAGATCATCGATCGGAACGCGCACGAGCATCGGATGGTCGAGGAATTCCGGGCCTTCACGCGCATGATCGGCGAGCACGACATCGTCGAGCGCGACCGCCGACTCGATCACAGCGCCGCAGTCCTCGATGTCGCACTCGCGGCGCTCGACTCCGCGGGCATCGCGTTCGCCGACCAGGAGAACCGCTCATGA
- a CDS encoding DUF1304 domain-containing protein: MIIVGLVLAAVAAAIHVYIFFLESIAWTGKAAQKTFGTDQRTAEVTKPLAFNQGFYNLFLAIEIVLGIVFVAIGWKAVGATLVFVGAGSMVAAGLVLLLSDRTKTSAALKQLVPPLLGIVALAIGMAL, encoded by the coding sequence ATGATCATCGTCGGGCTCGTGCTGGCAGCCGTCGCCGCCGCCATCCACGTGTACATCTTCTTCCTCGAGTCGATCGCGTGGACCGGAAAGGCCGCGCAGAAGACCTTCGGCACCGATCAGCGAACCGCCGAGGTCACCAAGCCACTCGCGTTCAACCAGGGGTTCTACAACCTCTTCCTCGCGATCGAGATCGTGCTCGGCATCGTGTTCGTCGCGATCGGGTGGAAAGCGGTCGGCGCCACTCTGGTGTTCGTCGGCGCCGGGTCGATGGTCGCCGCCGGCCTCGTTCTGCTCCTCTCCGACCGCACGAAGACGAGCGCAGCCCTGAAGCAGCTGGTCCCGCCGCTCCTGGGCATCGTGGCGCTGGCCATCGGAATGGCGCTCTGA
- a CDS encoding FAD-linked oxidase C-terminal domain-containing protein: protein MRTSLTFPLDRALLSPSTEVKDRSIDRFAQAHDASHYLLVPDAVLSPSSASDVADVFRAVRAAGRTLTFRSGGTSLSGQGVSGDILVDTRSAFRNIAVEDDARIVRVGPGATVRQVNTRLARFGRKLGPDPASEIACTIGGVIANNSSGMACGTVENSYRTVESLLLVLPSGTVLDTGAPDAIETLTAVEPAIAEGLLALRERLLASPERVEFVRRQFSMKNTMGYGINALLDFDDPVKILEHLVIGSEGTLAFVAEARFRTIEVRPAIATGLLVFETLSDAMAALPRLVELGLATIELLDAASLRVAQGLSDVPRAIADIPVDQHAALLVEVHAADADALVHGADIVLSHMRALPLVVEAGLTTDAAERAALWHVRKGLYTAVAGARPSGTTALLEDIVVPVDRLLFTCERLIELFEEHGYDGSVIFGHAKDGNVHFLLNERFDDADSIARYRRFTDDLVELVLGQQGSLKAEHGTGRIMAPFVRRQYGDELTDLMWGIKKLLDPDGILNPGVVLSEDPESYLKDLKRVPTVEKEVDRCVECGYCEPTCPSKSLTLTPRQRIVLRRDMAWAEEQGDTELVKELRVDYDYDGVQTCAVDGMCGVACPVDINTGDLVRRLRAEQASSVADGLWDVAAKGWRAAARAGGLALTVADALPAPLVTGVTKVGRAVLGADIVPLYDAGLPGGGSKPLRADSPADAEVVLFGACIGTMFGPEDHGIGSRDALRELLSRADIPFVVPQDAGGLCCGTPWKSKGYLSGYDRMTDRVLSLLWSASRGGELPVVCDAASCTEGLHVMLAKAAAAHPEYASLVIEDATTYVAREVLPKVEVSAKLDRIAVHPTCSTTALGATGALTALAYAVADTVFVPEGWGCCAFAGDRGMLHPELTASATDVEAFEVAAAADDLGGFDAYVSANRTCEIGMSRATDRPYEHVIEVLERLTRR, encoded by the coding sequence GTGCGGACGTCGCTCACCTTCCCGCTGGATCGCGCACTCCTGTCGCCCTCGACCGAGGTGAAGGATCGGTCGATCGATCGGTTCGCGCAGGCTCATGACGCCTCGCACTACCTCCTGGTCCCTGACGCCGTGCTCTCGCCGTCCTCGGCATCCGATGTGGCGGATGTCTTCCGCGCGGTCCGCGCGGCCGGCCGTACGCTGACGTTCCGCTCGGGAGGCACGAGCCTGTCCGGCCAGGGGGTGAGCGGGGACATCCTCGTCGACACTCGCAGCGCGTTCCGGAACATCGCGGTCGAGGATGACGCGCGCATCGTCCGAGTCGGTCCGGGTGCGACCGTGCGCCAGGTCAACACGCGCCTCGCGCGTTTCGGTCGCAAGCTCGGTCCGGATCCGGCCAGCGAGATCGCCTGCACGATCGGCGGTGTGATCGCGAACAACTCCAGCGGCATGGCCTGCGGCACCGTGGAGAACTCCTACCGCACCGTCGAGTCGCTGCTACTCGTGCTGCCCAGCGGAACCGTCCTCGACACCGGTGCTCCCGACGCGATCGAGACGCTGACCGCCGTCGAGCCGGCGATCGCGGAGGGACTGCTCGCCCTGCGGGAGCGGCTGCTCGCCTCGCCGGAGCGCGTCGAGTTCGTGCGCCGGCAGTTCTCGATGAAGAACACGATGGGTTACGGCATCAACGCGCTGCTCGACTTCGACGACCCGGTGAAGATCCTTGAGCACCTCGTCATCGGCTCTGAGGGCACGCTAGCCTTCGTCGCAGAGGCGAGGTTCCGCACGATCGAGGTGCGCCCGGCGATCGCGACCGGTCTGCTCGTGTTCGAGACGCTGTCGGACGCCATGGCCGCCCTCCCCCGGCTCGTCGAGCTCGGGCTCGCAACGATCGAACTGCTGGATGCCGCCTCGCTGCGCGTCGCGCAGGGGCTCAGCGACGTGCCGCGCGCGATCGCCGACATCCCGGTGGATCAGCATGCGGCGCTCCTCGTCGAGGTGCACGCGGCGGACGCGGATGCTCTCGTGCACGGCGCCGACATCGTGCTGTCGCACATGCGCGCCCTTCCGCTGGTCGTCGAGGCCGGGCTCACGACGGATGCTGCGGAACGCGCGGCGCTCTGGCACGTCCGCAAGGGTCTTTATACGGCGGTCGCGGGTGCGCGCCCGTCCGGCACGACCGCGCTGCTGGAGGACATCGTCGTGCCGGTGGACCGTCTGCTGTTCACGTGCGAGCGGCTGATCGAGCTGTTCGAGGAGCACGGGTACGACGGCTCGGTGATCTTCGGACACGCCAAGGACGGCAACGTGCACTTCCTCCTGAACGAGCGCTTCGACGATGCCGACAGCATCGCGCGCTACCGGCGCTTCACGGACGACCTCGTCGAGCTCGTGCTCGGTCAGCAGGGGTCGCTCAAGGCAGAGCACGGCACCGGCCGCATCATGGCGCCGTTCGTGCGGCGCCAGTACGGCGACGAGCTCACCGACCTCATGTGGGGCATCAAGAAGCTGCTCGACCCCGACGGCATTCTGAATCCGGGAGTCGTGCTGTCGGAGGATCCGGAGTCGTACCTGAAGGACCTCAAGCGCGTGCCAACCGTCGAGAAGGAGGTCGACCGCTGCGTCGAATGCGGGTACTGCGAGCCGACCTGCCCCAGCAAGAGCCTCACGCTCACCCCGCGGCAGCGGATCGTGCTCCGCCGCGACATGGCCTGGGCGGAGGAGCAGGGTGACACTGAGCTCGTGAAGGAGCTCCGCGTCGATTACGACTACGACGGTGTGCAGACATGCGCGGTCGACGGCATGTGCGGTGTCGCTTGCCCCGTCGACATCAATACCGGTGACCTCGTGCGGCGGCTGCGCGCCGAGCAGGCGTCGTCCGTCGCGGACGGCCTCTGGGATGTCGCCGCCAAGGGGTGGAGAGCGGCCGCGCGCGCCGGCGGACTCGCGCTCACCGTGGCCGATGCGCTTCCTGCACCGCTCGTCACCGGGGTGACCAAGGTTGGACGCGCCGTGCTCGGTGCCGACATCGTTCCCCTGTATGACGCGGGGCTGCCGGGTGGCGGATCGAAGCCGCTTCGGGCGGACAGCCCGGCGGACGCCGAGGTCGTGCTGTTCGGCGCGTGCATCGGCACGATGTTCGGCCCGGAGGATCACGGAATCGGCTCGAGGGACGCCCTGCGCGAGCTACTGTCGCGCGCCGACATCCCTTTCGTCGTCCCGCAGGATGCTGGTGGGCTCTGCTGCGGGACGCCCTGGAAGTCGAAGGGGTACCTGTCCGGATATGACCGGATGACCGACCGCGTGCTCTCCTTGCTCTGGAGCGCCAGTCGTGGCGGCGAGCTCCCGGTCGTGTGCGATGCGGCATCCTGCACCGAGGGACTCCATGTCATGCTCGCCAAGGCCGCAGCCGCGCATCCGGAGTACGCGTCCCTGGTGATCGAAGACGCGACGACCTACGTGGCGCGCGAGGTGCTCCCGAAAGTGGAGGTATCGGCCAAGCTCGACCGCATCGCCGTGCACCCGACATGCTCGACCACCGCGCTCGGTGCCACCGGCGCGCTCACGGCGCTGGCGTATGCCGTGGCCGACACCGTCTTCGTCCCCGAAGGGTGGGGATGCTGCGCCTTCGCCGGCGACCGAGGGATGCTGCACCCCGAGCTCACCGCGAGTGCGACCGACGTGGAGGCGTTCGAGGTCGCGGCAGCGGCGGACGATCTCGGTGGCTTCGATGCGTACGTGTCGGCCAACCGCACGTGCGAGATCGGCATGAGCCGCGCGACCGACCGGCCATATGAGCACGTGATCGAAGTACTCGAGCGCCTCACGCGACGGTGA
- a CDS encoding GntR family transcriptional regulator, whose product MAAIPEAALDVVGVVDAVTARLRTRILAGEIRSGEPLTEAAVSQAYGVARPSAKAAIEQLVAAGLLVRIAHRTARVVDIDSATVHDVYRTRARLESAALRELSASRTIPASAIAANAEIQAMPPGPSAETVDPDLRFHTALIDALGSERTARMYRSVLDEVRLCMAQVQERRLLGASVIARQHAEILDAVQVGDSDLAARLLDEHLHSAAESLISALTTPGP is encoded by the coding sequence ATGGCAGCGATCCCGGAGGCAGCACTGGACGTCGTCGGCGTGGTCGACGCCGTGACCGCACGGCTGCGGACCCGCATCCTCGCGGGCGAGATCCGCTCGGGGGAACCGCTCACCGAGGCGGCGGTGTCCCAGGCCTACGGAGTCGCCCGCCCCAGCGCCAAGGCCGCGATCGAGCAGCTCGTCGCGGCGGGACTGCTCGTGCGCATCGCGCACCGCACCGCGCGGGTGGTCGACATCGATTCGGCGACCGTGCACGATGTGTATCGCACGCGGGCGCGGCTCGAGAGCGCGGCCCTGCGTGAGCTCTCGGCCTCTCGCACGATCCCGGCATCAGCGATCGCCGCGAACGCCGAGATCCAGGCAATGCCCCCGGGGCCGAGCGCCGAGACGGTCGACCCCGACCTGCGCTTCCACACCGCGCTCATCGACGCGCTCGGCAGCGAGCGCACCGCCCGCATGTACCGCAGCGTGCTCGACGAGGTCCGACTGTGCATGGCTCAAGTGCAGGAGCGGCGGCTGCTCGGGGCCTCCGTCATCGCCCGACAGCATGCCGAGATCCTGGATGCCGTGCAGGTCGGCGATTCGGATCTCGCCGCCCGCCTGCTCGATGAGCACCTGCACTCGGCGGCGGAAAGCCTCATCAGCGCGCTGACCACACCAGGCCCGTAA
- a CDS encoding glycoside hydrolase family 5 protein, with product MAIDFSRRTLLIGMGAVVTTSVLGNFGAPMSAAAAADPTTWTDIVGRFESRHEPWSVSFGPEYGTAAGGFVRDEERAAEGAFSGRLTADFSESGRYVALIKSLDHLDITKVRFKVTARNVTRVAVRLVSGGRVLRQAYAAVQPTPGTWVGVEMDRWNNIVGFSDAVTLQIQVWKEHLANAADPTGDLWVDDVQVDHLVQEQRPASLETSGLPVLLVGDADPVPLTVRATYPDREARDVTQHSRLSSSNNAVITIDRFGTLAPVAPGRAEIRIEHLGVSQAFLVEVRAPRELTPITIHDGKFRDRDSPFGFTGFNYDLFLLSYPRRALWSSLDADISLMASWGLGAIRVPLAVSLVQPAKGVFPGDVGWAGELRKRGLNTEFIKMLDHFVARAGEHGIRVIFDWHRFPTDPYDYWQGGTPADRGTGKPGTAISYLAPSSTQSGELDLADAEHRTVLFESLTWIASHYKGSPNVLGIEVPHNEPHAAYMSIQSNWRRLTEQASLAVKAGDPDRLTFAMPPAYGHDVSTAAPTWQFSNVVDANAPHHYLPNAPVPTRPDAPTRHSPWLARDIDATFAYAIPALFAPYSTSKHPVYNGEGGHYGFDSFLPDMDRVQAADYMMEAGLVQYYAAGAAGQLHWSLWHNLNDFVPFEDLFEKHYRRFSAVYSAGPVDWSGAEVAFIQNPAAVPPANGHNFAVVPFVRRALDLHLPIWHLLTDDEIIETLLTQVPSGLEQVEGMDAAFDYKAVVADRRNLDQRVRQVLERDGFDRPILWLNDAEALTTNALGSFLRKAGVAEDRRTSAHLQLVYGPQHLVVYRRSGAGGKKRIFPRVRRDGVFSLVDESGETRYRGDANTLWTRGISIDLPKWRSAILRIE from the coding sequence ATGGCCATCGACTTCTCAAGACGAACCCTGCTCATCGGCATGGGAGCGGTCGTCACGACATCCGTCCTCGGCAACTTCGGAGCGCCCATGTCGGCGGCTGCAGCCGCCGACCCTACGACATGGACCGACATCGTCGGCAGGTTCGAGTCCCGGCATGAGCCGTGGTCGGTGTCATTCGGCCCCGAGTACGGAACCGCAGCAGGTGGATTCGTGCGAGATGAGGAGCGTGCCGCCGAGGGCGCTTTCTCGGGGCGGCTTACGGCGGACTTCTCGGAATCCGGACGGTATGTGGCGCTGATCAAGTCACTGGACCACCTGGATATCACGAAGGTCCGATTCAAGGTCACCGCTCGCAATGTCACTCGCGTCGCCGTCCGACTCGTCAGCGGAGGGCGAGTCCTCAGGCAGGCGTATGCCGCCGTGCAGCCCACGCCCGGAACGTGGGTCGGTGTCGAGATGGACAGGTGGAACAACATCGTCGGGTTCTCCGACGCGGTCACACTCCAGATCCAAGTCTGGAAGGAGCACCTCGCCAACGCCGCAGACCCGACGGGTGACCTCTGGGTCGACGACGTGCAGGTCGATCACCTCGTGCAAGAGCAGAGGCCTGCATCCCTCGAGACCTCGGGTCTGCCGGTGCTGCTGGTGGGCGACGCCGACCCGGTTCCCCTCACGGTGCGGGCCACGTACCCCGACCGCGAAGCGCGTGACGTCACACAGCACTCCAGACTGAGCTCCTCGAACAACGCGGTGATCACGATCGACAGGTTCGGCACCCTCGCGCCGGTGGCCCCGGGGCGGGCCGAGATCCGCATCGAGCATCTCGGCGTCTCACAGGCGTTCCTTGTCGAGGTCCGCGCGCCGCGCGAACTGACGCCGATAACGATCCATGACGGCAAGTTCCGGGATCGCGACTCTCCGTTCGGGTTCACCGGCTTCAACTACGATCTGTTCCTTCTCAGCTATCCGCGTCGTGCGCTGTGGTCGAGCCTCGATGCCGACATCAGCCTCATGGCCAGCTGGGGACTGGGTGCCATCCGAGTGCCACTCGCCGTGAGCCTGGTGCAACCGGCGAAGGGCGTCTTCCCCGGCGACGTCGGGTGGGCGGGTGAGTTGCGCAAACGCGGGCTGAACACCGAGTTCATCAAGATGCTTGACCATTTCGTCGCACGTGCCGGCGAGCACGGCATCCGCGTGATCTTCGACTGGCACCGCTTTCCCACCGACCCCTACGACTACTGGCAGGGAGGCACGCCCGCCGATCGCGGAACAGGGAAGCCGGGGACGGCCATCTCCTACCTCGCTCCTTCGTCCACGCAGAGCGGTGAACTCGACCTGGCGGATGCTGAGCACCGCACCGTGCTGTTCGAATCCCTCACGTGGATCGCTTCTCACTACAAGGGGTCACCGAACGTCCTCGGTATCGAGGTCCCGCACAACGAGCCGCACGCGGCATACATGTCGATTCAGTCGAACTGGCGGCGACTGACGGAGCAAGCATCCTTGGCGGTGAAGGCGGGCGACCCAGATCGCCTGACCTTCGCGATGCCTCCCGCCTACGGGCACGACGTCTCCACCGCGGCGCCGACGTGGCAGTTCTCGAACGTGGTGGACGCGAATGCGCCTCATCACTATCTGCCCAATGCGCCGGTGCCGACGCGCCCCGACGCCCCGACGCGCCATTCGCCGTGGCTGGCCCGTGACATCGACGCGACCTTCGCTTACGCCATTCCAGCGCTGTTCGCCCCGTACTCGACGTCGAAGCATCCGGTCTACAACGGTGAGGGCGGTCACTATGGCTTCGACTCCTTCCTGCCCGACATGGATCGCGTCCAGGCGGCGGACTACATGATGGAGGCGGGCCTGGTGCAGTACTACGCAGCGGGTGCCGCCGGGCAGCTGCACTGGAGCCTCTGGCACAACCTCAACGACTTCGTGCCCTTTGAGGATCTGTTCGAAAAGCACTATCGCCGTTTCTCGGCCGTATATTCGGCTGGTCCTGTCGACTGGTCTGGCGCCGAGGTCGCATTCATCCAGAATCCCGCAGCAGTGCCGCCCGCTAACGGGCACAACTTCGCCGTCGTTCCCTTCGTCCGCCGTGCGCTCGACCTGCACCTGCCGATCTGGCATCTGCTGACGGACGACGAGATCATCGAGACGCTGCTCACCCAAGTGCCATCCGGACTGGAACAGGTGGAGGGAATGGACGCGGCCTTCGACTACAAGGCGGTCGTCGCGGACCGCCGGAATCTCGACCAGCGCGTGCGGCAGGTGCTCGAACGGGACGGCTTCGACAGGCCCATCCTCTGGCTGAACGACGCGGAGGCCCTCACCACCAACGCCTTGGGCTCCTTCCTCCGCAAGGCGGGAGTCGCCGAGGATCGCCGGACGAGCGCGCACCTGCAGCTCGTGTACGGTCCTCAGCACCTCGTGGTCTATCGCCGCAGCGGCGCCGGTGGCAAGAAGCGCATCTTTCCCCGCGTTCGCCGGGATGGGGTGTTCTCTCTCGTGGATGAGTCCGGCGAGACGCGGTACCGGGGGGATGCGAACACGCTGTGGACCCGCGGCATCTCCATCGACCTGCCGAAGTGGCGCAGCGCGATCCTGCGGATCGAGTGA
- a CDS encoding mandelate racemase/muconate lactonizing enzyme family protein, translating into MQQGAGMRITKVVTAVAPFTRGTSLDDTRISTPMGVFPRHAERRSSWRGPGADLIWVLVRTDDSEVWGIGQSRGGRVTEALILEHLAGLLHGRDPLAISERVAELDRATQPYAAGGIASMGIAAVELALWDLAARAAGLPLVRLLGGSESDVPYYLTVPDHSLFDVLEPELIARARTVKIPARFGPADGRSAITRVIADLEATRERVPEHVPLSIDCFMSWDAEFARRVVHCASDLGLDWIEEPLHPLDVDGHRMLRTTLPARVASGEHVFTLREGRRLVEAGCVDVAQFDVTWCGGLEVARTLGRQAVDAGMLFAPHAAGLQPWATHLVNAFGPGAWLEVLVGVDGTAEVPTVRDGPGVGIDPAQVGLA; encoded by the coding sequence ATGCAGCAGGGAGCCGGCATGCGCATCACCAAGGTCGTCACAGCCGTCGCGCCCTTCACCCGCGGAACGAGCCTGGATGACACCCGCATCTCCACGCCCATGGGAGTGTTCCCCCGCCATGCGGAACGACGGTCGTCATGGCGCGGCCCCGGCGCCGATCTCATCTGGGTGCTCGTGCGCACGGATGACAGCGAGGTCTGGGGCATCGGACAGTCCCGCGGTGGTCGTGTCACAGAGGCACTGATCCTCGAACACCTCGCCGGCCTGCTGCATGGCCGGGATCCACTGGCCATCTCGGAACGAGTGGCCGAGCTGGACCGGGCCACCCAGCCGTATGCTGCCGGCGGCATCGCCTCGATGGGGATCGCCGCCGTGGAGCTCGCGCTGTGGGACCTTGCCGCACGGGCGGCGGGACTCCCGCTCGTGCGCCTGCTGGGCGGATCGGAATCGGATGTTCCCTATTACCTCACGGTCCCGGATCACTCGCTGTTCGACGTCCTCGAGCCCGAGCTGATCGCCAGGGCTCGAACCGTGAAGATCCCCGCCCGGTTCGGCCCGGCCGACGGCCGGTCGGCGATCACGCGCGTGATCGCCGACCTCGAGGCCACGCGCGAGCGCGTCCCTGAGCATGTGCCGCTCTCCATCGACTGCTTCATGTCGTGGGATGCCGAGTTCGCCAGGCGTGTCGTCCACTGTGCCTCGGATCTCGGTCTGGACTGGATCGAGGAGCCACTGCACCCGCTCGACGTCGACGGGCATCGGATGCTGCGGACGACGTTGCCGGCGCGAGTGGCGTCAGGCGAGCATGTCTTCACACTGCGCGAAGGGCGTCGCCTGGTGGAGGCGGGTTGCGTGGATGTCGCGCAGTTCGACGTCACGTGGTGCGGAGGACTCGAAGTCGCCCGGACTCTGGGTCGGCAGGCCGTCGACGCGGGGATGCTGTTCGCACCGCACGCTGCAGGCCTGCAGCCCTGGGCTACGCACCTGGTGAACGCGTTCGGGCCCGGTGCATGGCTCGAGGTGCTCGTCGGTGTCGATGGCACTGCAGAGGTGCCCACGGTCCGCGACGGTCCGGGCGTCGGGATCGACCCCGCGCAGGTCGGCCTCGCATGA
- a CDS encoding amidohydrolase family protein, which translates to MIIDSHCHAWRTWPYEPAVAQPEEHASLQRAWRELVSWGVSSALVVAARLTGNSDNNEWLTAQAPAFDGVFAIAADWDSRWLPTYHAPDADARLGAILREMRPQAVAHYLGDADDGWFGEPATDVALALLAEHATPLSLHAPPGWRDAVIGAARRHPGLPIVLHHLAFSGHDDVDDLRALAACDNVYVKASGAYYASAADSARTLAARTRAAVDLFGPLRVLWGSDHPVAQRRGFDPRVHLEAVAAVLDPAEQRAVLGDNARRLFFEEPE; encoded by the coding sequence ATGATCATCGACTCCCACTGCCACGCCTGGCGCACCTGGCCCTACGAACCCGCTGTGGCCCAGCCGGAGGAGCACGCGTCGCTGCAGCGCGCGTGGCGAGAACTGGTGTCGTGGGGCGTCTCGTCAGCACTCGTCGTCGCGGCGCGGTTGACCGGCAACAGCGACAACAACGAATGGCTCACCGCTCAGGCCCCGGCGTTCGACGGGGTGTTCGCCATCGCGGCGGATTGGGACTCGCGCTGGCTCCCCACCTACCACGCTCCGGACGCGGACGCCCGTCTCGGCGCGATCCTGCGGGAGATGCGCCCGCAGGCGGTCGCGCACTACCTCGGTGACGCCGACGACGGCTGGTTCGGTGAGCCCGCGACCGACGTCGCGCTCGCTCTGCTCGCTGAGCACGCCACTCCGCTCAGTCTTCACGCGCCACCGGGCTGGCGCGATGCCGTCATCGGCGCCGCGCGCCGACACCCCGGGTTGCCGATCGTCCTGCACCATCTCGCATTCAGCGGCCATGACGACGTCGACGACCTGCGGGCGCTTGCGGCCTGCGACAACGTCTACGTCAAGGCATCCGGCGCGTACTACGCATCCGCTGCCGATTCCGCACGGACGCTGGCGGCGCGAACCCGCGCCGCCGTCGACCTGTTCGGTCCGCTGCGCGTGCTGTGGGGGTCGGATCACCCCGTCGCGCAGCGGCGCGGCTTCGATCCGCGTGTCCATCTCGAGGCGGTCGCAGCCGTGCTCGACCCCGCCGAGCAGCGCGCCGTCCTCGGCGACAACGCGCGCCGCCTCTTCTTCGAGGAGCCCGAATGA